Proteins encoded together in one Microcebus murinus isolate Inina chromosome 16, M.murinus_Inina_mat1.0, whole genome shotgun sequence window:
- the SDCBP2 gene encoding syntenin-2, which produces MSTLYPSLEDLKVDRAIQAQARAAPRMPALPAQRAAVAPPAVLYPNLAELESYMGLSLSSQEVQQSLPQTPAGHSTAVSGPCPGQVVAPLTGDSLGVRRAEIRPGVREIHLCKDERGKTGLRLRAIDKGLFVQLVQANTPSSLVGLRFGDQILQIDGRDCAGWSTDKAHRAVKRASAEKIVMIVRDRPFQRTVTMHKDSSGQVGFNIKKGKVVSVVKGSSAACNGLLTNHYVCEVNGQNVIGLKDKEITEILATAGNVITLTVIPTVIYEHMVKKLSPTLLHHTMDHSIPDV; this is translated from the exons ATGTCCACCCTGTACCCGTCACTGGAGGACCTAAAGGTGGACCGAGCCATTCAG gcccaggcccgagCCGCACCCAGGATGCCCGCCCTGCCAGCCCAGAGGGCAGCCGTCGCCCCGCCTGCAG TTTTGTACCCAAACCTGGCGGAACTGGAAAGCTATATGGGTCTTTCCCTCTCCAGCCAAGAAGTCCAGCAGAGCCTGCCTCAGACTCCAGCAGGTCACAGC ACGGCGGTCTCCGGCCCCTGTCCCGGCCAGGTGGTGGCACCGCTGACCGGGGACAGCCTGGGCGTGCGGCGTGCGGAGATCAGGCCTGGGGTGCGCGAGATCCACCTGTGCAAGGACGAGCGCGGCAAGACTGGGCTGCGACTGCGGGCCATCGACAag GGGCTCTTTGTGCAGCTGGTCCAGGCCAACACCCCTTCATCCCTGGTGGGGCTGCGCTTTGGGGACCAGATCCTGCAGATTGACGGGCGTGACTGTGCCGGGTGGAGCACGGACAAAGCCCATCGGGCGGTGAAAAGGGCATCGGCTGAGAAGATTGTCATGATTGTTCGGGACAG GCCATTCCAGCGGACTGTCACCATGCACAAGGACAGCTCGGGCCAGGTTGGCTTTAACATCAAGAAGGGGAAGGTTGTCTCTGTGGTCAAAGGCAGCTCTGCGGCCTGCAACGGGCTCCTCACCAACCACTACGTGTGCGAGGTGAACGGGCAGAACGTCATCGGGCTGAAG GATAAAGAGATCACAGAGATTCTGGCCACCGCCGGGAATGTCATCACCCTGACCGTTATCCCCACTGTGATCTACGAGCACATGGTCAAAAA GTTGTCCCCGACACTGCTCCACCACACCATGGACCACTCCATCCCAGACGTCTGA
- the SNPH gene encoding syntaphilin isoform X5: MAMSLPGSRRASAGSRSGGPLGRSGLAVFAQCPQLPSSQNEHLPLLPASRRTSPPVSVRDAYGASSLSSSSNSGSCKGSDSSPTPRRSMKYTLCSDNHGIKPPTPEQYLTPLQQKEVCIRHLRARLKDTQDRLQDRDTEIDDLKTQLSRMQEDWIEEECHRVEAQLALKEARKEIKQLKQVIDTVKNNLIDKDKGLQKYFVDINIQNKKLETLLHSMEVAQNGIAKEDGTGESAGGSPARSLTRSSTYTKLSDPAVCGDRQPGDPTSSSAEDGADSGYVAADDTLSRTDALEASSLLSSGVDCGPEEGSLHNAFGPGPRFPASNTYEKLLCAMEAGVQASCMQERAIQTDFVQYQPDLDTILEKVTQAQVCGTVPESGDRRPEPHPHPPVPRDPNSAVVVTVGDELEAPEPITRGPTPQRPGANPNPGLSVSVVCPLEEEEEAATAAAEKEPKSYWSRHYIVDLLAVVVPAVPTVAWLCRSQRRQGQPIYNISSLLRGCCTVALHSIRRISCRSLSQAGPSSAGGGSQL, from the exons ATGGCCATGTCCCTGCCGGGGAGTAGACGGGCATCTGCTGGATCCCGCAG TGGGGGACCTTTGGGCCGCAGCGGCCTGGCAGTGTTCGCCCAGTGTCCGCAGCTGCCCTCCAGCCAGAACGAGCACctgcctcttctccctgcctccaggcGCACCTCTCCACCCGTGAGCGTGCGGGATGCCTACGGCGCCTCTtccctcagcagcagcagcaactcgGGCTCCTGCAAGGGCAGCGACAGCAGCCCCACGCCAAG GCGCTCCATGAAGTATACACTGTGCAGTGACAACCATGGCATcaagccccccaccccagagcagtACCTGACTCCACTGCAGCAGAAGGAAGTGTGCATCCGGCACCTGAGGGCCCGGCTGAAGGACACACAGGACCGGCTGCAGGATCG GGACACCGAGATCGATGACCTGAAGACGCAGCTGTCACGCATGCAAGAGGACTGGATTGAGGAGGAGTGCCACCGTgtggaggcccagctggccttgAAGGAGGCCCGCAAGGAGATCAAGCAGCTCAAGCAGGTCATCGACACCGTCAAGAACAACCTGATTGACAAGGACAAGGGGCTGCAGAAGTACTTCGTGGACATCAACATCCAGAACAAGAAGCTGGAGACGCTGCTGCACAGCATGGAGGTGGCCCAGAACGGCATAGCCAAGGAGGACGGCACCGGCGAGTCTGCGGGTGGGTCCCCCGCCCGCTCCCTCACCCGCAGCTCCACCTATACCAAGCTGAGTGACCCGGCTGTCTGCGGGGACCGCCAGCCTGGGGACCCCACCAGCTCCTCCGCTGAGGATGGGGCCGACAGTGGCTATGTGGCAGCCGATGACACACTGAGCAGGACGGATGCACTGGAGGCCAGCAGCCTGCTGTCGTCGGGGGTGGACTGCGGCCCGGAGGAGGGCTCGCTGCACAACGCCTTCGGCCCGGGCCCCCGCTTCCCCGCCAGCAACACCTATGAGAAGCTGCTGTGCGCCATGGAGGCTGGCGTGCAGGCCAGCTGCATGCAGGAGCGTGCCATCCAGACAGACTTCGTGCAGTACCAGCCTGACCTGGACACCATCCTGGAGAAAGTGACCCAGGCCCAGGTCTGTGGGACAGTCCCTGAGTCAGGGGACAGGCGCCCAGagccacacccccaccccccggtGCCCAGAGACCCCAACTCAGcagtggtggtgacagtgggtgaCGAGCTGGAGGCCCCGGAGCCCATCACCCGCGGACCCACCCCACAGCGGCCTGGTGCCAACCCCAACCCTGGGCTGTCAGTGAGCGTGGTGTGCCCcttggaagaggaggaagaggcagccaCAGCTGCAGCGGAGAAGGAGCCCAAGAGCTACTGGAGCCGCCACTACATCGTGGATCTGCTGGCCGTGGTGGTACCAGCCGTGCCCACGGTGGCCTGGCTTTGCCGCTCCCAGCGGCGCCAGGGCCAGCCCATTTACAACATCAGCTCCCTGCTGCGGGGCTGCTGCACGGTGGCCTTGCACTCCATCCGCAGGATCAGCTGCCGCTCGCTGAGCCAGGCAGGCCCGAGCTCAGCAGGCGGAGGCTCCCAGCTCTGA
- the SNPH gene encoding syntaphilin isoform X3 yields MPGSGPSERMTWPGPALSTAPPTRPLSSAPGTPPIPPLTRTRSLMAMSLPGSRRASAGSRSGGPLGRSGLAVFAQCPQLPSSQNEHLPLLPASRRTSPPVSVRDAYGASSLSSSSNSGSCKGSDSSPTPRRSMKYTLCSDNHGIKPPTPEQYLTPLQQKEVCIRHLRARLKDTQDRLQDRDTEIDDLKTQLSRMQEDWIEEECHRVEAQLALKEARKEIKQLKQVIDTVKNNLIDKDKGLQKYFVDINIQNKKLETLLHSMEVAQNGIAKEDGTGESAGGSPARSLTRSSTYTKLSDPAVCGDRQPGDPTSSSAEDGADSGYVAADDTLSRTDALEASSLLSSGVDCGPEEGSLHNAFGPGPRFPASNTYEKLLCAMEAGVQASCMQERAIQTDFVQYQPDLDTILEKVTQAQVCGTVPESGDRRPEPHPHPPVPRDPNSAVVVTVGDELEAPEPITRGPTPQRPGANPNPGLSVSVVCPLEEEEEAATAAAEKEPKSYWSRHYIVDLLAVVVPAVPTVAWLCRSQRRQGQPIYNISSLLRGCCTVALHSIRRISCRSLSQAGPSSAGGGSQL; encoded by the exons ATGCCAGGCAGCGGCCCCAGCGAGAGAATGACATGGCCCGGCCCGGCCCTCTCCACGGCACCCCCAACCCGCCCTCTTTCCTCAGCCCCGGGGACACCGCCCATCCCGCCCCTTACCCGGACCCGCAGCCTCATGGCCATGTCCCTGCCGGGGAGTAGACGGGCATCTGCTGGATCCCGCAG TGGGGGACCTTTGGGCCGCAGCGGCCTGGCAGTGTTCGCCCAGTGTCCGCAGCTGCCCTCCAGCCAGAACGAGCACctgcctcttctccctgcctccaggcGCACCTCTCCACCCGTGAGCGTGCGGGATGCCTACGGCGCCTCTtccctcagcagcagcagcaactcgGGCTCCTGCAAGGGCAGCGACAGCAGCCCCACGCCAAG GCGCTCCATGAAGTATACACTGTGCAGTGACAACCATGGCATcaagccccccaccccagagcagtACCTGACTCCACTGCAGCAGAAGGAAGTGTGCATCCGGCACCTGAGGGCCCGGCTGAAGGACACACAGGACCGGCTGCAGGATCG GGACACCGAGATCGATGACCTGAAGACGCAGCTGTCACGCATGCAAGAGGACTGGATTGAGGAGGAGTGCCACCGTgtggaggcccagctggccttgAAGGAGGCCCGCAAGGAGATCAAGCAGCTCAAGCAGGTCATCGACACCGTCAAGAACAACCTGATTGACAAGGACAAGGGGCTGCAGAAGTACTTCGTGGACATCAACATCCAGAACAAGAAGCTGGAGACGCTGCTGCACAGCATGGAGGTGGCCCAGAACGGCATAGCCAAGGAGGACGGCACCGGCGAGTCTGCGGGTGGGTCCCCCGCCCGCTCCCTCACCCGCAGCTCCACCTATACCAAGCTGAGTGACCCGGCTGTCTGCGGGGACCGCCAGCCTGGGGACCCCACCAGCTCCTCCGCTGAGGATGGGGCCGACAGTGGCTATGTGGCAGCCGATGACACACTGAGCAGGACGGATGCACTGGAGGCCAGCAGCCTGCTGTCGTCGGGGGTGGACTGCGGCCCGGAGGAGGGCTCGCTGCACAACGCCTTCGGCCCGGGCCCCCGCTTCCCCGCCAGCAACACCTATGAGAAGCTGCTGTGCGCCATGGAGGCTGGCGTGCAGGCCAGCTGCATGCAGGAGCGTGCCATCCAGACAGACTTCGTGCAGTACCAGCCTGACCTGGACACCATCCTGGAGAAAGTGACCCAGGCCCAGGTCTGTGGGACAGTCCCTGAGTCAGGGGACAGGCGCCCAGagccacacccccaccccccggtGCCCAGAGACCCCAACTCAGcagtggtggtgacagtgggtgaCGAGCTGGAGGCCCCGGAGCCCATCACCCGCGGACCCACCCCACAGCGGCCTGGTGCCAACCCCAACCCTGGGCTGTCAGTGAGCGTGGTGTGCCCcttggaagaggaggaagaggcagccaCAGCTGCAGCGGAGAAGGAGCCCAAGAGCTACTGGAGCCGCCACTACATCGTGGATCTGCTGGCCGTGGTGGTACCAGCCGTGCCCACGGTGGCCTGGCTTTGCCGCTCCCAGCGGCGCCAGGGCCAGCCCATTTACAACATCAGCTCCCTGCTGCGGGGCTGCTGCACGGTGGCCTTGCACTCCATCCGCAGGATCAGCTGCCGCTCGCTGAGCCAGGCAGGCCCGAGCTCAGCAGGCGGAGGCTCCCAGCTCTGA
- the SNPH gene encoding syntaphilin isoform X4, with translation MPGSGPSERMTWPGPALSTAPPTRPLSSAPGTPPIPPLTRTRSLMAMSLPGSRRASAGSRRRTSPPVSVRDAYGASSLSSSSNSGSCKGSDSSPTPRRSMKYTLCSDNHGIKPPTPEQYLTPLQQKEVCIRHLRARLKDTQDRLQDRDTEIDDLKTQLSRMQEDWIEEECHRVEAQLALKEARKEIKQLKQVIDTVKNNLIDKDKGLQKYFVDINIQNKKLETLLHSMEVAQNGIAKEDGTGESAGGSPARSLTRSSTYTKLSDPAVCGDRQPGDPTSSSAEDGADSGYVAADDTLSRTDALEASSLLSSGVDCGPEEGSLHNAFGPGPRFPASNTYEKLLCAMEAGVQASCMQERAIQTDFVQYQPDLDTILEKVTQAQVCGTVPESGDRRPEPHPHPPVPRDPNSAVVVTVGDELEAPEPITRGPTPQRPGANPNPGLSVSVVCPLEEEEEAATAAAEKEPKSYWSRHYIVDLLAVVVPAVPTVAWLCRSQRRQGQPIYNISSLLRGCCTVALHSIRRISCRSLSQAGPSSAGGGSQL, from the exons ATGCCAGGCAGCGGCCCCAGCGAGAGAATGACATGGCCCGGCCCGGCCCTCTCCACGGCACCCCCAACCCGCCCTCTTTCCTCAGCCCCGGGGACACCGCCCATCCCGCCCCTTACCCGGACCCGCAGCCTCATGGCCATGTCCCTGCCGGGGAGTAGACGGGCATCTGCTGGATCCCGCAG gcGCACCTCTCCACCCGTGAGCGTGCGGGATGCCTACGGCGCCTCTtccctcagcagcagcagcaactcgGGCTCCTGCAAGGGCAGCGACAGCAGCCCCACGCCAAG GCGCTCCATGAAGTATACACTGTGCAGTGACAACCATGGCATcaagccccccaccccagagcagtACCTGACTCCACTGCAGCAGAAGGAAGTGTGCATCCGGCACCTGAGGGCCCGGCTGAAGGACACACAGGACCGGCTGCAGGATCG GGACACCGAGATCGATGACCTGAAGACGCAGCTGTCACGCATGCAAGAGGACTGGATTGAGGAGGAGTGCCACCGTgtggaggcccagctggccttgAAGGAGGCCCGCAAGGAGATCAAGCAGCTCAAGCAGGTCATCGACACCGTCAAGAACAACCTGATTGACAAGGACAAGGGGCTGCAGAAGTACTTCGTGGACATCAACATCCAGAACAAGAAGCTGGAGACGCTGCTGCACAGCATGGAGGTGGCCCAGAACGGCATAGCCAAGGAGGACGGCACCGGCGAGTCTGCGGGTGGGTCCCCCGCCCGCTCCCTCACCCGCAGCTCCACCTATACCAAGCTGAGTGACCCGGCTGTCTGCGGGGACCGCCAGCCTGGGGACCCCACCAGCTCCTCCGCTGAGGATGGGGCCGACAGTGGCTATGTGGCAGCCGATGACACACTGAGCAGGACGGATGCACTGGAGGCCAGCAGCCTGCTGTCGTCGGGGGTGGACTGCGGCCCGGAGGAGGGCTCGCTGCACAACGCCTTCGGCCCGGGCCCCCGCTTCCCCGCCAGCAACACCTATGAGAAGCTGCTGTGCGCCATGGAGGCTGGCGTGCAGGCCAGCTGCATGCAGGAGCGTGCCATCCAGACAGACTTCGTGCAGTACCAGCCTGACCTGGACACCATCCTGGAGAAAGTGACCCAGGCCCAGGTCTGTGGGACAGTCCCTGAGTCAGGGGACAGGCGCCCAGagccacacccccaccccccggtGCCCAGAGACCCCAACTCAGcagtggtggtgacagtgggtgaCGAGCTGGAGGCCCCGGAGCCCATCACCCGCGGACCCACCCCACAGCGGCCTGGTGCCAACCCCAACCCTGGGCTGTCAGTGAGCGTGGTGTGCCCcttggaagaggaggaagaggcagccaCAGCTGCAGCGGAGAAGGAGCCCAAGAGCTACTGGAGCCGCCACTACATCGTGGATCTGCTGGCCGTGGTGGTACCAGCCGTGCCCACGGTGGCCTGGCTTTGCCGCTCCCAGCGGCGCCAGGGCCAGCCCATTTACAACATCAGCTCCCTGCTGCGGGGCTGCTGCACGGTGGCCTTGCACTCCATCCGCAGGATCAGCTGCCGCTCGCTGAGCCAGGCAGGCCCGAGCTCAGCAGGCGGAGGCTCCCAGCTCTGA